A region from the Halobacillus mangrovi genome encodes:
- a CDS encoding sensor histidine kinase: MKHSIIQSKGFWINIALIIVGATMPLWLTVELSGLGSLMEKLRMEPDGTTLMLAAFALVLLNTIRAFPHYIGALLLGDELSAHTGKGWVKFIVPLTVIPLVYLIINGYSVLNYHFGGPALLLLLSIAILHLLGKGQLRPLFKAFILTQLLFGFQWLDTVAFLTAFGFGGGPLSTEVKLIAEQLGFNGALSFYSLVLCGVSFINALVLTIYLTVSEQKRKMRQDLDIARLDMVESRSGREALHLVHDLKTPLSLMEGLNSLIQMKTEDPEILNYTNKISSSIQSTSDMVSEILYHEKKNWCTLKTFIEYVRANKLSESDTIYEFDLKADARIEIHINKIRMTRALVNLIDNASDAVEGQADARVTICTEMDHPGILIGVKDNGHGISQENIEKIWNTGYSTKSHPGVGLTFVKSVVKEHGAELTIESEEGFGTTFWIHIPKERVRDENFDH, translated from the coding sequence ATGAAGCACAGCATTATTCAATCTAAAGGCTTCTGGATTAATATAGCCTTAATTATTGTTGGGGCAACGATGCCCCTTTGGCTTACTGTGGAATTGTCAGGGCTTGGATCCTTAATGGAAAAACTCAGAATGGAACCTGATGGCACCACGTTAATGCTAGCAGCATTTGCTTTAGTCCTTCTCAACACTATAAGAGCTTTCCCTCACTATATAGGGGCTTTGCTTTTAGGGGATGAACTGAGTGCTCATACTGGAAAGGGATGGGTCAAATTTATTGTCCCTTTGACCGTTATCCCTCTGGTTTATCTCATCATAAACGGTTATAGTGTATTAAACTATCATTTTGGCGGACCTGCCTTACTCTTGTTATTGTCTATAGCCATCTTACATTTACTAGGAAAAGGGCAGTTGCGGCCTTTATTTAAAGCTTTTATCCTTACACAGCTGTTATTTGGTTTTCAATGGCTCGACACGGTAGCCTTCCTCACTGCATTCGGGTTCGGAGGCGGCCCTTTATCCACAGAGGTTAAATTGATTGCCGAGCAGCTCGGCTTTAATGGAGCCCTTTCTTTTTACAGTCTTGTCTTATGTGGGGTTTCGTTCATTAACGCCCTCGTCCTCACTATCTATTTAACCGTATCAGAACAAAAACGAAAGATGAGACAGGACTTAGACATCGCAAGGCTCGACATGGTGGAGTCAAGATCAGGACGTGAAGCTCTTCACCTTGTACATGACTTAAAAACCCCCTTATCTCTGATGGAAGGCTTGAATTCTCTCATTCAAATGAAGACAGAAGATCCAGAGATTCTTAATTATACGAATAAAATCTCATCTTCCATCCAATCCACCAGTGATATGGTTTCAGAAATCTTGTACCATGAGAAGAAAAATTGGTGTACGCTAAAAACTTTTATTGAATATGTAAGAGCTAATAAACTATCCGAATCAGACACCATTTATGAGTTTGACCTTAAAGCCGATGCTCGTATCGAAATTCATATTAATAAAATTCGTATGACACGGGCGCTTGTCAATCTGATTGATAATGCCAGTGACGCTGTAGAAGGACAAGCGGATGCAAGAGTAACCATTTGTACTGAGATGGATCATCCTGGCATATTAATTGGCGTGAAAGACAACGGCCATGGAATTAGCCAAGAGAATATTGAGAAAATCTGGAATACGGGATACAGCACGAAATCCCACCCAGGAGTAGGATTGACATTTGTTAAAAGTGTGGTGAAGGAACACGGAGCTGAGTTGACGATTGAGAGTGAAGAAGGATTCGGCACGACGTTCTGGATTCATATACCGAAGGAGAGGGTACGAGATGAAAATTTTGATCATTGA
- a CDS encoding anthranilate synthase component II, whose protein sequence is MILIIDNYDSFTYNLVQYFKQMDSHVVVYRHDKVTVAQIEEADPALIVLSPGPGSPEETGISKEVLDVFHQKIPMLGICLGHQLIVDYFGGKVAKGHRPMHGKVSSITHDGKTVFEGMDSPLNVTRYHSLITPDENLPLSLEVSARTSDGVVMAFRHKKFPIEGIQFHPESILTEYGFEMLENAYRNALAIRNRKLSEVLV, encoded by the coding sequence ATGATCTTAATTATCGATAATTATGATTCATTCACATATAATTTAGTTCAATATTTTAAACAGATGGACAGCCATGTAGTCGTCTATAGACATGATAAAGTGACGGTAGCTCAAATAGAAGAAGCAGACCCGGCCCTTATCGTATTGTCTCCTGGACCTGGCAGCCCTGAAGAGACGGGGATCAGTAAAGAGGTCCTGGATGTCTTTCATCAGAAAATCCCGATGCTTGGCATTTGCTTAGGTCATCAGTTAATCGTGGATTATTTTGGAGGAAAAGTAGCAAAGGGCCACAGACCGATGCACGGCAAAGTCAGTTCCATCACACACGATGGGAAAACTGTATTCGAAGGAATGGATAGTCCGTTAAATGTCACTCGTTATCATTCTCTTATTACACCTGATGAGAACCTTCCTTTATCACTCGAAGTCAGCGCACGTACATCAGATGGTGTCGTCATGGCTTTTCGCCACAAAAAGTTTCCGATAGAGGGCATTCAATTTCATCCAGAATCCATATTGACAGAGTATGGGTTTGAGATGCTGGAGAATGCGTACCGCAATGCTTTAGCTATTAGAAACAGGAAGTTAAGTGAGGTACTTGTATGA
- the pabB gene encoding aminodeoxychorismate synthase component I, producing the protein MNNPYLLFEFKDSDGIQKSKVFTKPEQVIKAVTLEGVEEAFQRVEKFLARGFYAAGYVSYEAAPAFDSAFTVSSKAEWPLVWFGIFKSPESFQDPGQLGTYEVSGWHADGDYQEYADGIKKIKQAIEQGNTYQVNYTTRLQSTFHGDDFAFYRQLADNQKSSYSAYLNMGEFRLLSASPELFFRIDGDTITTKPMKGTAKRGRWTAEDEGQKKRLYSSDKERSENLMIVDLLRNDLGRVAVPGSVKVPRLFEIETYPTVHQMTSTITGKLPSNTSMMEVFQALFPCGSITGAPKVRTMEYIEKLEQSPREVYCGAIGYMTPDREAVFNVPIRTVMINHDSGKAIYGTGGGVTWDSTSKGEYEEIHTKARLLTEKRPNFELLETMKLINGNIPLLERHLSRVALSARYFEYPLDIQKLRTKLLKIAAEYERGLYKIRMLIEPSGMPSFEMTAITQTLEEVTCSLAIKPIDESNPFFYHKTTNREMYREHNDPQAFAVLLWNSKGQLTEFTMANLVVKEGEGYYTPPVESGLLAGTFREKLIEEGRIQEKVLYKKDLDHFNEIWMVNGVRGWVRVKMARHL; encoded by the coding sequence ATGAATAATCCCTATCTATTATTTGAATTCAAAGATTCGGATGGAATACAAAAGTCAAAAGTGTTTACTAAACCAGAGCAGGTGATAAAGGCAGTCACCCTGGAAGGAGTAGAAGAGGCTTTTCAGCGTGTAGAAAAATTTCTCGCCCGAGGGTTTTATGCTGCAGGCTACGTCTCCTATGAAGCTGCTCCAGCATTTGACTCTGCTTTTACTGTATCATCGAAAGCAGAGTGGCCTCTTGTGTGGTTTGGAATATTTAAAAGTCCCGAATCCTTCCAGGACCCTGGGCAATTAGGTACTTATGAAGTATCAGGTTGGCACGCCGATGGGGATTATCAGGAGTATGCAGACGGAATTAAGAAAATTAAACAAGCGATTGAACAAGGAAATACGTACCAGGTGAATTACACGACAAGACTTCAATCGACATTTCACGGGGATGATTTCGCGTTTTACAGACAGTTGGCAGATAATCAGAAATCATCATACAGCGCTTATTTAAACATGGGGGAATTTCGGCTATTGTCCGCTTCCCCTGAGTTGTTTTTCCGAATTGATGGAGATACCATTACGACAAAACCCATGAAAGGGACAGCTAAAAGGGGAAGGTGGACAGCAGAGGACGAAGGGCAAAAGAAGCGGCTTTATTCATCTGATAAAGAACGCTCAGAAAACCTAATGATTGTAGACCTGCTCAGAAATGATCTTGGTAGAGTAGCTGTGCCGGGTTCTGTAAAAGTTCCTCGCTTATTCGAAATAGAAACATACCCTACCGTTCATCAGATGACCTCAACCATCACAGGAAAGCTCCCAAGCAACACATCGATGATGGAAGTGTTCCAGGCCCTTTTCCCATGCGGATCGATTACTGGAGCTCCAAAAGTGAGGACAATGGAGTACATTGAAAAACTTGAACAATCGCCTCGGGAGGTTTATTGCGGTGCGATTGGTTATATGACACCTGATCGCGAAGCTGTATTCAACGTCCCGATCCGAACCGTAATGATTAATCATGATTCAGGAAAAGCCATTTATGGAACAGGAGGAGGAGTGACGTGGGATTCTACTTCCAAAGGAGAATACGAAGAAATTCATACAAAGGCTCGCCTCCTTACAGAGAAGAGACCAAACTTTGAGCTTTTGGAGACGATGAAGCTTATAAATGGAAATATCCCACTGCTTGAACGGCATTTAAGTAGAGTTGCTCTATCTGCCCGTTATTTCGAATATCCGCTTGATATTCAAAAGCTGCGTACAAAACTTTTAAAAATTGCTGCTGAATATGAGAGGGGATTATATAAGATACGGATGTTAATCGAACCGTCTGGAATGCCAAGCTTCGAAATGACGGCTATAACGCAAACCTTAGAAGAAGTCACCTGTTCCCTTGCAATAAAACCGATCGATGAAAGCAACCCTTTCTTTTATCATAAAACGACAAACAGGGAGATGTATCGCGAACACAATGATCCTCAAGCGTTTGCAGTCTTATTGTGGAATTCAAAGGGGCAGCTTACGGAATTCACTATGGCAAACCTTGTTGTCAAAGAAGGAGAGGGTTACTACACGCCCCCTGTGGAATCAGGTTTACTCGCAGGTACCTTTCGAGAAAAGCTGATAGAAGAGGGAAGGATTCAAGAGAAGGTTTTGTATAAAAAAGATCTCGATCATTTTAATGAAATTTGGATGGTTAATGGTGTAAGGGGATGGGTGAGAGTTAAGATGGCCCGTCACTTATAG
- a CDS encoding thiol-disulfide oxidoreductase DCC family protein produces MKNVVFYDAQCPFCFQVKRIFRKFDWLNQVKWVSVQEVEKSGKYSYLEGRNTLDEIHMLTKEGEIKQGFATIRYLLLVLPPVSILGLILYLPGMNRMGSPLYRWFSSRRYQWFGRYEIPRYA; encoded by the coding sequence ATGAAGAACGTTGTATTTTACGATGCCCAATGCCCCTTCTGCTTTCAAGTGAAAAGGATATTTCGTAAATTTGATTGGCTCAACCAAGTGAAGTGGGTGTCTGTTCAGGAAGTGGAGAAGTCCGGGAAGTATTCATATCTTGAAGGACGTAACACCTTAGATGAAATACACATGCTTACGAAGGAAGGGGAGATCAAGCAAGGGTTTGCTACCATTCGTTACCTTTTGCTCGTTCTTCCTCCGGTTTCGATTCTAGGTCTGATTTTGTATCTGCCAGGAATGAATCGAATGGGCTCTCCTTTATACCGGTGGTTTTCCAGCCGCCGTTATCAGTGGTTTGGACGCTATGAGATCCCGAGATACGCATAA
- a CDS encoding STAS domain-containing protein, whose product MSISYTYIGEKITESKEELALILTELEKKEESGELSVRLKEKRLELLNFISEGLLNKGTYRVESLEQWISETGEIGWEEGVSLQYLQTSINFVKNAIWYIFEEDRLNQSFSSATILYVIKTISPLFDTVTSKLSDVYIKHHQEDWEKAQEVVEELSVPVVPITKGIAVLPLIGEIDSDRAQLVMETSLQQSTELDLSHLFIDISGVPVIDTVVAHNIYQVVHALELVGVKTTMTGIRPEIARSVVGMGMKFTQISTKASLHQALDDIGLVKELNEY is encoded by the coding sequence ATGAGTATTTCATACACCTATATTGGTGAAAAAATTACTGAAAGTAAAGAAGAGCTGGCATTGATTTTGACTGAATTGGAGAAGAAAGAGGAATCGGGTGAATTAAGTGTTCGGCTGAAAGAAAAAAGGTTGGAGTTGCTGAACTTTATTTCTGAAGGTCTCCTGAATAAAGGGACTTATCGTGTAGAGAGCTTGGAGCAATGGATCTCAGAGACCGGAGAAATAGGATGGGAAGAAGGAGTTTCGCTTCAATACCTTCAGACATCCATCAATTTTGTGAAAAATGCAATCTGGTACATATTCGAAGAGGATCGACTGAACCAATCGTTCTCTTCTGCTACGATTCTTTACGTGATTAAAACCATCTCACCTTTATTTGATACGGTTACATCGAAGCTTAGCGACGTTTACATTAAACATCACCAGGAAGATTGGGAAAAGGCTCAGGAGGTAGTAGAGGAGCTCTCAGTTCCGGTTGTCCCGATAACGAAGGGGATTGCTGTTTTACCGCTCATTGGAGAGATTGATTCTGATCGTGCCCAATTAGTCATGGAAACATCTTTGCAGCAAAGTACAGAACTGGACTTGAGTCATTTGTTTATTGATATCTCTGGAGTTCCTGTTATTGATACAGTGGTTGCTCATAATATTTATCAGGTAGTCCATGCTCTTGAATTAGTAGGAGTAAAAACGACCATGACCGGTATTCGTCCGGAAATTGCGCGCTCTGTGGTAGGGATGGGAATGAAATTTACTCAGATTTCAACTAAAGCCAGTTTGCATCAGGCTCTAGATGACATTGGACTTGTAAAAGAATTAAATGAATATTAG
- a CDS encoding NADP-dependent oxidoreductase: MNHEIHLVKRPEAAPTHEHFEMVESEKPEPGEGEVLVKMLYVSVDPYMRGRMNDTKSYIAPFELNAPIEGGAIAEVTHSKASHLSEGDIITGMLPWKEYAVAKADSLRKIDPSLGPVTTSLGVLGMPGLTAYFGLMDIGQPKEGETIVVSGAAGAVGTTVVQIGKIVGCRVVGIAGSDEKTSYLKDELGVDETINYKKENVYEALQKACPDGIDVYFDNVGGDISDAVYPQLNKFARITQCGAIASYNVPNDQGPRMQMHLIKSSALIKGFTVGDYQDRFKEGFDELSKWLKEGRLTYEETVVEGFENIPDAFFGLFEGSNLGKQLVKVAEPSHSS; the protein is encoded by the coding sequence ATGAATCATGAAATACATCTCGTAAAACGACCAGAAGCTGCACCTACCCATGAACATTTTGAAATGGTAGAAAGCGAAAAGCCAGAACCTGGTGAAGGGGAAGTACTAGTCAAAATGCTTTATGTATCCGTCGACCCTTATATGAGAGGGCGGATGAATGACACGAAGTCTTATATTGCTCCTTTTGAACTGAACGCACCGATCGAAGGCGGTGCTATAGCAGAGGTCACACATTCAAAAGCCTCTCATCTTTCTGAAGGTGATATCATTACAGGTATGCTTCCTTGGAAGGAATATGCTGTAGCAAAAGCTGATTCTCTTCGAAAAATCGACCCGAGTCTCGGACCGGTCACAACTTCTTTAGGAGTCCTGGGTATGCCTGGACTAACCGCTTACTTTGGCTTGATGGATATCGGACAGCCTAAAGAAGGAGAAACGATTGTTGTTTCTGGAGCTGCTGGTGCTGTAGGAACTACCGTTGTACAGATTGGAAAAATCGTAGGCTGCCGCGTTGTCGGCATTGCTGGTTCTGATGAGAAAACCAGCTACTTGAAAGATGAGCTTGGCGTTGATGAAACCATCAACTATAAAAAAGAAAATGTGTACGAAGCGCTCCAGAAGGCATGCCCAGATGGCATTGATGTTTATTTTGACAACGTGGGCGGAGACATCTCTGATGCCGTGTATCCTCAACTGAATAAGTTCGCTCGAATTACTCAGTGCGGTGCAATCGCTTCCTACAATGTACCAAATGACCAAGGACCAAGAATGCAGATGCATTTAATCAAATCCAGCGCATTGATTAAAGGATTTACGGTCGGTGACTATCAAGATCGCTTTAAAGAAGGATTCGATGAGCTTTCTAAATGGTTGAAAGAAGGAAGACTTACTTATGAAGAAACGGTTGTAGAAGGATTTGAAAATATACCAGATGCTTTCTTCGGCTTGTTCGAGGGTTCCAATTTAGGAAAGCAGCTCGTCAAGGTAGCAGAGCCGTCTCACTCCTCATAA
- a CDS encoding GNAT family N-acetyltransferase: MKKERLYEKVKFVEGENFVTVEDTHQLSSDEVLMLAEELVKDERIQKVDHLTILLEDSLAAQVGNRLENLQFKLRDQSVFVRCDLQQVEPEEAFVLKSLHEVSSEQFKNIWGKAMEGSLNAASYLDMDEQMKSVEKELGPSYKDSCCIAFEQGKPIGVVMPHIEPGTEGEGRIFYFGLIPEERGKGKSSALYRQGLFLLKKKFGAFYSIGATSVKNVPMQKVFENNQCTIIDRVKVYSRKIGGK; encoded by the coding sequence TTGAAGAAAGAAAGATTATATGAAAAGGTAAAATTCGTTGAAGGAGAGAATTTTGTAACGGTTGAAGACACTCATCAGTTATCGTCTGATGAAGTTCTAATGTTAGCTGAAGAACTAGTAAAGGATGAGCGTATCCAGAAAGTAGATCATTTAACGATACTGTTAGAGGATTCTTTGGCCGCACAAGTGGGTAATCGCCTTGAAAACCTTCAATTCAAACTCCGCGATCAGAGTGTTTTTGTCCGATGTGATTTGCAGCAGGTAGAACCTGAGGAAGCCTTTGTTTTAAAATCGTTACATGAAGTCTCTTCTGAACAGTTCAAAAACATTTGGGGAAAGGCTATGGAAGGTTCACTCAACGCTGCTTCCTACTTGGATATGGATGAACAGATGAAAAGTGTTGAAAAAGAACTCGGGCCATCCTATAAGGATTCATGTTGTATCGCCTTTGAACAGGGAAAGCCGATAGGCGTTGTTATGCCGCACATTGAACCTGGAACAGAGGGAGAGGGCCGTATTTTTTATTTTGGGCTGATTCCTGAGGAGCGTGGAAAAGGAAAAAGCTCTGCTTTATATCGTCAAGGCTTGTTTCTATTAAAAAAGAAATTTGGAGCTTTCTACAGCATTGGAGCAACGAGCGTCAAAAATGTGCCGATGCAGAAAGTATTTGAAAATAATCAATGCACCATCATAGATCGTGTGAAAGTATATAGTCGGAAGATTGGAGGGAAGTAG
- a CDS encoding alpha/beta fold hydrolase, which yields MQLHTSIKGEGDPIVFLHTGLQTGQTDFQYQSEYFSNNYQILLPDLRGHGNSFSDDFSHFFEDSAKDLEETLNVYNIDSVHLAGCSLGALVGIFFAQRYPSRVKSLCLSGVLPEKPANWRYMHRQEVERQRRLLRNEEQVHYFNQLHNTNWREFIYLARDEEWYPFEQTRAIKELQVPILYLTGENNSHELKGASIYGECEHVHVALLPFAGHLVHQDQPELYTFILEQFIKRHT from the coding sequence TTGCAGTTACATACGTCTATCAAAGGTGAAGGAGACCCCATCGTCTTTTTACATACGGGACTTCAAACAGGACAGACAGACTTTCAATATCAATCGGAGTATTTCAGTAATAATTATCAAATACTATTACCTGATCTTAGAGGTCACGGCAATTCCTTCAGCGATGATTTCAGCCATTTTTTTGAGGATTCAGCTAAAGATTTAGAAGAAACCTTAAATGTTTACAATATTGACTCCGTACACTTGGCAGGATGCTCGCTTGGGGCCCTTGTCGGGATCTTTTTTGCTCAACGCTATCCAAGCAGGGTGAAAAGTCTGTGCCTGTCAGGAGTCTTGCCTGAAAAGCCTGCAAACTGGAGGTACATGCACAGACAAGAGGTGGAGAGGCAGCGGCGGCTGCTCAGGAACGAAGAACAGGTTCATTATTTTAACCAATTACATAATACAAATTGGCGAGAATTCATTTATTTGGCCCGAGATGAGGAATGGTATCCTTTTGAACAAACAAGGGCCATAAAGGAATTGCAGGTTCCTATCTTATACTTAACAGGAGAAAACAATTCACATGAATTAAAAGGAGCCTCGATTTATGGTGAATGTGAACACGTCCATGTGGCTCTTTTACCATTCGCCGGTCACTTAGTCCATCAAGATCAGCCCGAGCTTTATACATTCATACTAGAGCAATTTATAAAAAGACACACATAA
- a CDS encoding DUF779 domain-containing protein, which produces MVERVTATDAALDLIEKLREKHGPLMFHQSGGCCDGSSPMCYQEGDLLIGSQDVLLGEIGQTPFYINKKQYDYWKHTQLIIDVVDGRGGMFSLEGVEGKRFLSRSRAFTDEEYQELKAANQV; this is translated from the coding sequence ATGGTCGAACGTGTAACCGCTACGGATGCCGCGCTCGATTTAATCGAAAAATTAAGGGAAAAACACGGCCCCCTCATGTTTCACCAATCGGGCGGCTGTTGTGATGGCAGTTCTCCTATGTGTTATCAAGAGGGAGACCTGCTGATCGGCAGTCAGGATGTTTTACTTGGAGAAATCGGTCAAACCCCTTTCTACATCAATAAAAAACAGTATGACTATTGGAAGCATACTCAGTTGATCATTGATGTCGTTGATGGCCGAGGTGGGATGTTCTCCTTGGAAGGGGTTGAAGGAAAGAGGTTTTTATCAAGGTCAAGGGCCTTTACAGATGAAGAGTATCAAGAATTAAAAGCTGCCAATCAAGTCTAA
- the exaC gene encoding acetaldehyde dehydrogenase ExaC translates to MVYAFPNTEGSIVQYKERYDNFIGGKWTPPVKGEYFENVTPVTGQPFCQVARSTEEDIELAIDAAHKAKDAWGKTSAAERSLILNRIADRMEENSEKLAVAETWENGKAVRETLNADIPLAVDHFRYFASVIRAQEGSIGEIDNDTIAYHFHEPLGVVGQIIPWNFPLLMAVWKIAPALAAGNAIVLKPAEQTPASMLYFLEMIEDLLPDGVLNVVNGFGLEAGKPLAQNPRINKVAFTGETTTGRMIMQYASQNIIPVTLELGGKSPNIFFEDVMKEDDDFLDKTIEGMVMFALNQGEVCTCPSRALIQESIYDQFMDRAIERVKSIKSGNPLDPEVMMGAQASSEQLEKILSYLQIGKEEGAECLVGGERNQLDGDFKDGYYVQPTIFKGNNQMRVFQEEIFGPVLSVTTFKDQEEAMSIANDTLYGLGAGVWTRDMNTAYRFGRGIEAGRVWTNCYHAYPAHAAFGGYKMSGIGRENHKMMLNHYQQTKNMLVSYSPQKLGFF, encoded by the coding sequence ATGGTTTATGCATTTCCGAACACAGAAGGATCCATTGTTCAGTACAAAGAACGTTACGATAATTTTATTGGTGGAAAATGGACTCCCCCTGTAAAAGGTGAATACTTCGAAAACGTCACCCCTGTGACTGGCCAGCCTTTTTGTCAGGTTGCCAGATCTACAGAAGAAGATATCGAACTAGCGATCGACGCTGCTCATAAGGCGAAAGATGCGTGGGGTAAGACTTCTGCAGCTGAAAGATCATTAATCCTAAACCGTATTGCAGACCGTATGGAAGAGAATTCAGAAAAACTTGCCGTGGCAGAAACGTGGGAAAATGGTAAAGCTGTTCGCGAAACGTTAAATGCCGATATTCCTCTTGCTGTTGATCACTTCCGTTATTTCGCCTCCGTTATCCGCGCACAGGAAGGATCGATCGGAGAGATTGATAATGATACGATCGCTTACCACTTCCATGAGCCGCTTGGCGTTGTAGGACAAATCATTCCATGGAACTTCCCACTCTTAATGGCCGTTTGGAAAATAGCCCCTGCTTTAGCTGCTGGAAATGCTATTGTGCTTAAACCAGCAGAGCAGACTCCTGCTTCTATGCTTTACTTCCTTGAAATGATCGAGGACCTTTTGCCTGACGGAGTCTTGAATGTAGTCAACGGCTTTGGTCTTGAAGCAGGAAAACCTTTAGCGCAAAACCCTAGAATCAATAAAGTCGCGTTTACTGGAGAAACTACAACTGGCCGTATGATTATGCAGTATGCGTCGCAAAATATCATTCCTGTCACGCTTGAACTTGGTGGTAAATCACCGAACATTTTCTTTGAAGACGTGATGAAAGAAGATGATGATTTCTTAGATAAAACGATTGAAGGAATGGTCATGTTCGCCTTGAACCAGGGTGAAGTTTGTACATGCCCTTCACGTGCTCTGATCCAGGAATCTATTTACGATCAATTTATGGACCGTGCGATTGAGCGAGTGAAATCTATTAAATCAGGTAACCCTCTTGATCCTGAAGTCATGATGGGTGCTCAAGCTTCCTCGGAACAGCTGGAGAAAATCCTTTCCTACCTTCAAATCGGTAAAGAAGAAGGTGCTGAGTGTCTTGTTGGCGGAGAAAGAAATCAGTTAGATGGAGACTTTAAAGATGGTTATTACGTTCAGCCGACTATTTTCAAAGGGAATAACCAAATGCGTGTATTCCAGGAAGAAATATTCGGACCAGTTCTATCTGTCACGACATTCAAAGACCAAGAAGAGGCCATGAGCATCGCAAATGACACTCTCTACGGTTTAGGTGCTGGTGTATGGACTCGTGATATGAACACAGCCTACCGCTTCGGAAGAGGCATTGAAGCTGGTCGTGTTTGGACTAACTGCTACCACGCCTACCCTGCTCACGCAGCGTTTGGCGGATATAAGATGTCCGGAATAGGACGCGAAAACCATAAGATGATGCTGAATCATTATCAGCAGACGAAAAACATGCTTGTAAGCTACAGCCCTCAGAAGCTTGGGTTCTTTTAA
- a CDS encoding 5'-3' exonuclease → MTTTNRIMLVDGMALLFRAFYATAMSNYYMINSKGIPTNGVYGMLKHLFTAINTYQPTHVVCCWDMGSQTFRNDMFPEYKANRGAPPEELIPQFDLAKEVVESLNIPNVGEVGYEADDCMGTLSRLYSEHSQVFLLTGDQDLLQLLKPNVRVVLLKKGYGNYAEYHEDSFVKEKGITPSQMIDLKALMGDSSDNYPGVKGIGEKTALKLLLKYETIEGILDNLNELTKGQRAKIEQDLEMLHLSRKLARIHCEAGIDCSLDDALFYVDDDKMSSKFEDLEFRNWKKNILGQ, encoded by the coding sequence ATGACGACAACGAACCGAATTATGCTTGTTGATGGAATGGCACTATTGTTCCGTGCCTTTTACGCTACAGCAATGAGCAATTATTATATGATTAATAGTAAGGGTATTCCTACAAACGGGGTATACGGAATGCTGAAACACCTATTTACAGCCATTAACACATACCAGCCTACGCACGTCGTGTGCTGCTGGGACATGGGAAGCCAAACTTTCCGTAATGACATGTTTCCAGAATACAAGGCTAACCGAGGGGCGCCGCCTGAGGAGCTCATTCCTCAATTTGACTTGGCGAAAGAAGTTGTGGAGTCCTTAAATATCCCGAATGTGGGAGAAGTGGGCTACGAAGCGGATGATTGTATGGGAACGCTGAGCCGTTTATACAGCGAGCACTCTCAAGTGTTTCTTTTGACAGGCGATCAGGACCTGCTTCAGTTACTAAAGCCAAACGTACGGGTTGTATTACTGAAAAAAGGGTATGGGAACTATGCGGAATATCACGAAGATTCTTTTGTAAAAGAAAAAGGAATCACGCCTTCGCAGATGATTGATCTTAAAGCTTTAATGGGCGACAGCAGTGATAATTATCCAGGAGTTAAAGGAATAGGGGAGAAGACAGCGCTGAAGCTTCTTCTAAAGTACGAAACCATTGAAGGTATCCTTGATAACTTGAACGAATTGACAAAAGGACAGCGTGCCAAGATTGAACAGGATCTCGAAATGCTTCATCTATCAAGAAAACTTGCCAGAATTCACTGTGAAGCAGGTATCGATTGTTCTCTGGATGATGCGCTATTTTATGTTGATGATGATAAAATGAGCTCTAAATTTGAAGATTTGGAATTTAGGAATTGGAAGAAAAATATCCTAGGTCAATAA